Proteins from a single region of Xiphophorus maculatus strain JP 163 A chromosome 22, X_maculatus-5.0-male, whole genome shotgun sequence:
- the LOC102225938 gene encoding poly(rC)-binding protein 3-like yields MSDKEEMTLDGGLNVTLTLRLLMHGKEVGSIIGKKGETVKKMREESGARINISEGSSPERIVTITGPTEGIFRAFSMIAQKFEEDITAAMTNSNVTSKPPVTLRLVFPGSQCGSLIGKGGSKIKEIRETTGAQVQVAGDMLPDSTERAVTISGTPQAITQCVRHICSVMLESPPKGATIPYRPKVLPAGAHAVLAPQHSAQAFAIPGQYAFAHQDLTKLHQLAMQHIPLPSLGQSNPTFPGLDVSAPTSTQELAIPNDFIGCIIGRQGSKINEIRQVSGAHIKIASATDGSAMRQVTISGSPASIGVAQYLINASLEMAKYTMQVASSATPIDLNMSFSQTVPTASSAATSMAVLAASTPTPSAINPSTLPAIQSPHYALPVSSLLGMKTLPVLTVHPAAASSLTQGLTPYTAKMSTSGAKKSDRQKFSPY; encoded by the exons ATGTCCGACAAGGAAGAGATGACCTTGGACGGCGGCCTGAACGTCACGCTAACGCTGAGGCTGCTGATGCATGGAAAG GAAGTGGGCAGCATCATTGGAAAG AAAGGAGAAACAGTGAAGAAGATGAGGGAAGAG AGCGGCGCTCGCATCAACATATCAGAGGGTTCGTCTCCTGAGAGGATAGTGACCATCACTGGACCCACAGAGGGAATCTTCAGGGCTTTCTCCATGATCGCACAGAAGTTTGAAGAG GATATCACCGCAGCCATGACAAACAGCAACGTGACAAGCAAGCCACCTGTGACACTTCGTCTGGTTTTCCCAGGGAGCCAGTGTGGCTCGCTCATCGGCAAAGGAGGCTCCAAGATCAAAGAGATCAGGGAG ACCACAGGCGCTCAGGTTCAGGTGGCAGGAGACATGCTGCCGGACTCCACAGAGAGGGCCGTCACAATCTCCGGCACTCCACAGGCCATCACTCAGTGTGTGAGGCACATCTGCTCCGTCATGCTGGAG TCTCCACCGAAAGGAGCAACTATTCCTTACCGTCCCAAGGTCCTTCCAGCCGGAGCTCACGCTGTGTTGGCCCCGCAGCACTCTGCACAA GCGTTTGCAATTCCAGGACAGTATGCATTTGCACATCAAGAT TTGACCAAGCTTCACCAGTTGGCTATGCAGCATATCCCCCTCCCTTCCCTTGGGCAGAGCAACCCTACCTTTCCTG GATTGGATGTTTCTGCACCCACGAGTACACAGGAGCTGGCAATTCCTAATGAT TTTATTGGCTGCATAATTGGAAGACAAGGCAGCAAGATCAATGAGATTCGCCAGGTCTCTGGAGCGCACATCAAAATTGCCAGCGCCACTGATGGCTCAGCCATGCGCCAAGTCACGATCAGCGGCTCGCCGGCCAGCATCGGCGTGGCCCAGTACCTCATCAACGCCAG CTTAGAGATGGCTAAATACACCATGCAGGTCGCGTCCTCTGCGACCCCCATTGACCTCAACATGAGCTTCTCTCAAACGGTCCCcaccgcctccagcgccgccaCCTCCATGGCCGTCCTGGCCGCCTCCACCCCGACCCCCTCTGCCATTAACCCCTCCACCCTGCCGGCCATCCAGAGCCCCCACTATGCCCTGCCCGTTTCCAGCCTGCTGGGGATGAAGACGCTCCCCGTCCTGACCGTCCATCCGGCAGCAGCTTCCAGCCTAACTCAGGGTTTGACCCCGTATACTGCAAAAATGTCGACATCTGGTGCAAAAAAATCCGACCGGCAAAAGTTTTCTCCTTATTGA